The proteins below are encoded in one region of Macaca nemestrina isolate mMacNem1 chromosome 10, mMacNem.hap1, whole genome shotgun sequence:
- the LOC105493580 gene encoding transmembrane protein 132B isoform X7, whose amino-acid sequence MKSKVDTIVNFTHQHFTSQFEVTVWAPRLPLQIEISDTELSQIKGWRIPVAANRRPTRDSDDEDDEEKKGRGCSLQYQHATVRVLTQFVAESPDLGQLTYMLGPDWQFDITDLVTEFMKVEEPKIAQLQDGRTLAGREPGITTVQVLSPLSDSILAEKTVIVLDDRVTIAELGVQLVAGMSLSLQPHRADKRAIVSTVAALDVLQSPQQEAIVSSWILFSDGSVTPLDIYDPKDYSVTVSSLDEMVVSVQANLESKWPIVVAEGEGQGPLIKLEMMISEPCQKTKRKSVLAVGKGNVKVKFEPSSDEHQGGSNDIEGISREYKDHLSNSIEREGNQERAVQEWFHHGTPVGHEESTNKSTTPQSPMEGKNKLFKSGGPDAFTSFPNQGKSPDPNNPSDLTVTSRGLTDLEIGMYALLCVFCLAILVFLINCVAFAWKYRHKRFAVSEQGNIPHSHDWVWLGNEVELLENPVDITLPSEECTTMIDRGLQFEERNFLLNGSSQKTFHSQLLRPSDYVYEKEIKNEPMNSSGPKRKRVKFTSYTTILPEDGGPYTNSILFDSDDNIKWVCQDMGLGDSQDFRDYMERLQDQM is encoded by the exons GCCTACCCGGGATAGCGATGACGAGGACGATGAGGAGAAGAAGGGACGAGGCTGCTCCCTGCAGTACCAGCACGCCACGGTGCGCGTCCTCACCCAGTTTGTGGCCGAGTCGCCTGACTTAGGGCAGCTCACCTACATGCTGGGCCCCGACTGGCAGTTTGACATCACTGACCTTGTGACCGAGTTCATGAAGGTGGAGGAGCCGAAAATCGCTCAGTTACAGGACGGCAGGACCCTGGCTGGTCGGGAGCCGGGAATAACCACGGTGCAG GTCCTCTCGCCACTCTCGGACTCCATCCTGGCTGAGAAGACGGTAATCGTCCTGGATGACCGAGTCACCATCGCGGAGCTGGGAGTGCAGCTCGTAGCTGGCATGTCTCTCTCCCTGCAGCCACACCGAGCAGACAAAAGGGCCATCGTCTCCACAGTCGCTGCCCTGGATGTTCTTCAGTCCCCACAGCAG GAAGCAATAGTAAGTTCTTGGATTTTATTCAGTGATGGTTCGGTGACACCTTTAGACATTTACGATCCTAAGGATTATTCTGTTACTGTCTCATCATTGGATGAAATGGTGGTGTCTGTCCAGGCAAACCTTGAGTCCAAATGGCCAATTGTGGTTGCAGAGGGTGAAGGACAAGGGCCTTTGATTAAGTTAGAAATGATGATAAGTGAACCTTGTCAGAAGACCAAGAGGAAGAGTGTCCTTGCCGTGGGTAAAGGAAATGTCAAGGTCAAATTCGAACCGAGTAGTGATGAGCACCAAGGAGGCAGCAATGATATTGAGGGCATCAGTCGGGAATATAAAGACCACCTCAGTAATTCCATAGAGCGTGAAGGAAACCAGGAGAGAGCGGTCCAGGAATGGTTCCACCATGGCACACCTGTTGGCCACGAGGAAAGTACCAACAAAAGCACAACCCCCCAGTCTCCCATGGAAGGGAAGAATAAGTTATTCAAAAGTGGTGGTCCAGATGCCTTCACAAGCTTCCCCAATCAAGGGAAGTCACCGGACCCCAATAATCCTAGTGACCTCACAGTGACCTCAAGGGGGCTAACAGACTTGGAGATTGGCATGTATGCCCTGCTCTGCGTCTTCTGCCTGGCCATTCTGGTCTTCTTGATCAACTGCGTGGCATTTGCCTGGAAATACAGACACAAAAGGTTTGCTGTGAGCGAGCAGGGCAACATCCCCCATTCCCACGACTGGGTCTGGCTTGGGAATGAAGTGGAACTTCTGGAGAACCCTGTTGACATTACACTCCCGTCGGAGGAGTGCACAACCATGATAGACAGGGGCCTCCAGTTTGAGGAGAGGAACTTCCTTCTGAATGGCAGTTCCCAGAAGACTTTTCATAGTCAACTACTCAGACCCTCTGACTATGTCtatgagaaagaaattaaaaatgaacctATGAATTCTTCGGGCCCAAAGAGGAAGAGAGTCAAGTTCACTTCCTACACCACCATCCTTCCAGAGGACGGCGGCCCATACACCAACTCCATCCTGTTTGACAGCGATGATAACATCAAGTGGGTCTGCCAAGATATGGGGCTGGGGGATTCACAGGACTTTAGAGACTATATGGAAAGACTGCAAGACCAGATGTAA